The proteins below are encoded in one region of Planctopirus limnophila DSM 3776:
- a CDS encoding CheR family methyltransferase, protein MTIDSNDYDFLSALVARRSGLALGSGKEYLLEARLIPIANSLGMPSLVELVRHLRVRRDENLEATITEAMTTNETLFFRDKTPFDELKEQILPELITNRQTSRRLRIWSAAASTGQEAYSLLMTIRESFPQLSSWRIEVIGTDISQQALSKARQGTYSQFEVQRGLPIQLLVKYFQQVPEGWQISQELRNAVTFKPLNLLENLSSLGEFDIIFCRNVLIYFEQANKTTILDRMERQLRPDGYLVLGAAETVLGVTNRFQRVRSCKSAVYAPSRQFQTV, encoded by the coding sequence ATGACCATTGATTCCAACGACTATGATTTCCTATCGGCTCTGGTCGCCAGACGATCAGGTTTAGCCCTGGGAAGCGGAAAAGAGTATCTCCTCGAAGCGCGTCTTATCCCCATTGCCAATTCTTTGGGTATGCCCAGCCTCGTCGAACTGGTTCGTCATCTCAGAGTTCGCCGGGATGAAAATCTCGAGGCCACCATCACGGAAGCGATGACTACGAATGAGACGTTATTCTTTCGAGACAAGACACCTTTTGATGAACTCAAAGAACAGATTCTTCCTGAGTTGATTACGAATCGGCAAACCAGCCGCAGGCTGCGGATCTGGTCGGCGGCAGCTTCCACTGGCCAGGAAGCTTATTCGCTCCTGATGACGATTCGCGAGTCCTTTCCACAATTGTCGTCATGGCGTATCGAAGTCATTGGAACCGATATCAGCCAGCAAGCGTTGTCGAAAGCCAGGCAGGGAACCTACTCGCAGTTCGAAGTTCAGCGAGGTCTGCCCATTCAACTGTTGGTCAAATATTTCCAGCAAGTACCAGAAGGTTGGCAGATTTCGCAAGAATTGCGGAATGCCGTCACCTTTAAGCCACTCAACCTGCTGGAGAATCTCTCCTCACTGGGTGAATTTGACATTATCTTCTGCCGCAATGTTCTCATTTATTTTGAACAAGCCAATAAGACCACCATTCTCGACCGGATGGAACGACAACTCCGGCCGGATGGTTACCTGGTGCTTGGTGCTGCTGAGACCGTCTTAGGTGTGACCAATCGATTTCAGAGAGTCCGAAGCTGTAAATCGGCCGTGTATGCACCTTCCAGGCAGTTTCAGACCGTTTAA
- a CDS encoding sigma-54-dependent transcriptional regulator, whose protein sequence is MSMTQGSLLVVDDDRQLAESMADYLRSLGHRTETSFTARDAMARMKEFRFDIVICDVNLPDEDGFAVLEWANKAVPDTEIILLTGYGTIESAVDAIRLGAFDYLTKPVIDEELNFSIQRALGKREIVAENRQLKQQLNDRFGLSNIIGHDYRMLKMYDIIESVADTRTTVLVLGESGTGKTLTARAIHQLSNRRDKPFVEVACGALPDTLLESELFGHVAGAFTGASHDRAGKFLQANGGTLFLDEIATASPSLQVKLLRVLQDREFEAVGGNKTHKVDVRLILATNVDLEEAVAKGEFRQDLYYRINVVTLTQPSLRERISDIPLLAEHYLKEFVSQTGKNVTGFSEQALSAMARYRWPGNVRELVNVVERAVVLCKGSVIGLQDLPENLRRDEPVALLGAVTNVSAGSSLKTALASPEKQLIIDALESHGWNRQLTAEALGINRTTLYKKMKKFGISFERHLMMS, encoded by the coding sequence ATGTCGATGACTCAAGGATCCCTGCTTGTCGTGGATGATGACCGTCAGCTCGCGGAATCGATGGCCGATTATCTGCGCAGCCTGGGACATCGGACAGAGACTTCTTTCACCGCACGGGATGCCATGGCCCGTATGAAGGAGTTTCGCTTCGACATCGTGATCTGTGATGTCAATCTTCCCGATGAAGATGGCTTTGCTGTCCTCGAATGGGCCAACAAAGCTGTCCCGGATACGGAAATCATTCTGCTGACGGGCTATGGCACGATTGAAAGCGCTGTGGATGCGATCCGGCTGGGTGCGTTTGACTACCTCACCAAGCCTGTGATCGATGAAGAGTTGAACTTCTCCATCCAGCGCGCACTAGGCAAGCGGGAAATTGTCGCTGAGAATCGGCAGCTCAAGCAGCAACTCAATGATCGATTCGGTCTATCAAACATTATCGGGCATGATTATCGCATGCTCAAGATGTACGACATTATTGAAAGTGTCGCCGACACGCGCACGACCGTGCTTGTGCTTGGCGAAAGCGGAACCGGGAAGACACTCACTGCCCGAGCCATTCATCAACTCAGTAATCGTCGAGACAAGCCCTTTGTGGAGGTCGCCTGCGGGGCCCTGCCCGATACTCTGCTGGAGAGTGAACTCTTCGGCCACGTGGCGGGTGCATTTACCGGGGCCTCGCACGATCGAGCAGGGAAATTCCTGCAGGCCAATGGTGGAACATTGTTCCTCGATGAAATTGCGACGGCGTCGCCGAGTTTGCAGGTCAAACTTCTGCGTGTGCTCCAGGACCGCGAGTTTGAAGCGGTCGGTGGAAACAAAACCCACAAAGTCGATGTCCGGCTGATTCTGGCGACCAATGTCGATCTCGAAGAGGCGGTCGCCAAGGGTGAGTTCCGCCAGGATCTGTACTATCGAATCAACGTGGTGACTTTGACACAGCCTTCGTTGCGCGAACGCATCAGTGATATTCCCCTGTTGGCCGAGCACTACCTGAAGGAATTTGTCTCACAGACAGGCAAGAATGTGACCGGTTTCAGTGAGCAGGCACTCTCTGCCATGGCGCGTTATCGTTGGCCAGGGAATGTTCGAGAGCTGGTGAATGTTGTCGAACGTGCTGTCGTTCTGTGTAAGGGCTCTGTCATTGGCCTGCAGGATCTGCCAGAAAACTTGCGCCGCGATGAACCGGTTGCCTTGCTGGGGGCCGTCACGAATGTCTCTGCGGGATCAAGCCTGAAAACGGCGCTGGCCTCTCCCGAAAAGCAGCTCATTATCGATGCGCTGGAATCACATGGGTGGAACCGGCAATTGACGGCTGAAGCCTTAGGGATTAACCGCACCACGCTCTACAAGAAGATGAAGAAGTTCGGTATCAGCTTCGAGCGTCATCTGATGATGTCGTAA
- a CDS encoding response regulator yields MAVPERVVVLGASSEQHEQILQHLRGFPVDVLPPATPFSHFSNDDLPDGVLVIGTMASLAMRLNEINALVQHLPDGLVVLNHQQQVLWWNRRIEELAGTNDLSGRDFFGVLQNPQIEGPDFSPLNQALATSETTRTKLRLSDKQYLEILVSPVLDEHNELPLGLVVTVHDISNDVLEREKLNAIHQAGRELGDLSAEELIEMSVEDRIELLKQKIIQFTQDTLNYETIEIRLLDRNTKSLDPLLHVGMTEEATHRKLFANATNNGVTGFVAATGSSYLCEETSSDPLYLPGALGARSSLTVPLILHDEVLGTFNVESSKAGAFSHRDLQFLELFAREIAISLNTLELFAVEKMTAQSESMNLVLREIHRPLSEILGDANWILDGFIGHQPEICERLQRVINHTRGIRDLIMKIGEAAQPALPHAPVAYQPAAQRARIRGKRILVVDQDDTIRQAANDLLVRFGCVVEAASSGIEAERLVRGYHYDAAIIDIRLPDMTGFDCFVRIRQLNEHLPVILMTGFGYDPSHSIVKARQMGLKSALYKPFRLEQLLSELEKVMTPPAEPTAS; encoded by the coding sequence GTGGCTGTTCCTGAACGTGTGGTGGTTCTCGGAGCAAGCAGCGAGCAGCACGAGCAGATTCTGCAGCATTTGCGTGGCTTCCCGGTGGATGTCCTCCCACCCGCGACGCCATTTTCCCACTTCTCGAATGATGATCTACCGGATGGCGTTCTAGTGATCGGCACGATGGCTTCCCTGGCCATGCGGCTCAATGAGATTAACGCGCTGGTTCAGCATCTTCCCGACGGGCTTGTGGTACTCAATCATCAGCAACAGGTTCTCTGGTGGAATCGCCGGATCGAAGAACTGGCTGGAACAAACGATCTTTCGGGGCGGGATTTTTTTGGAGTTCTACAAAACCCGCAAATCGAAGGACCCGATTTCTCACCTCTGAATCAAGCTTTGGCCACCAGCGAAACCACTCGAACAAAGCTGCGGTTGAGCGACAAACAGTATCTTGAAATTCTCGTTTCACCGGTTCTTGACGAACATAATGAGCTTCCTCTGGGACTGGTCGTTACGGTTCATGACATTTCGAACGATGTCCTCGAACGCGAAAAACTCAATGCGATCCACCAGGCTGGTCGAGAACTGGGTGATCTTTCGGCCGAAGAACTCATAGAGATGTCTGTGGAGGATCGCATTGAACTTCTCAAGCAGAAGATCATTCAATTCACGCAGGATACACTGAACTACGAAACGATCGAGATCCGGCTGCTGGATCGCAACACGAAATCATTAGATCCATTGCTGCATGTCGGGATGACTGAAGAAGCAACTCACCGGAAGCTGTTTGCCAATGCGACGAATAACGGTGTCACAGGTTTCGTTGCGGCCACCGGGAGCAGCTATCTTTGCGAAGAAACATCGAGCGATCCTTTGTACCTGCCCGGTGCCCTGGGGGCCCGAAGTTCGCTGACTGTGCCCTTGATTCTGCACGATGAGGTGCTGGGAACTTTCAACGTCGAAAGCTCGAAAGCGGGAGCATTCTCCCATCGAGATCTGCAATTTCTGGAGCTGTTTGCACGCGAAATCGCCATTTCGTTGAATACACTGGAACTGTTCGCTGTCGAGAAAATGACGGCGCAAAGCGAGAGTATGAATCTCGTCCTGAGAGAGATTCATCGTCCGCTCTCGGAAATTCTGGGTGATGCCAACTGGATTCTCGATGGGTTTATTGGTCACCAGCCGGAGATCTGTGAGCGATTGCAGCGAGTGATTAATCACACCCGTGGTATTCGTGATCTGATCATGAAGATCGGAGAAGCTGCTCAACCGGCACTTCCTCACGCACCAGTGGCCTATCAGCCTGCCGCACAAAGAGCACGCATTCGCGGCAAGAGAATTCTTGTTGTCGATCAGGACGATACGATTCGCCAGGCCGCCAATGATCTTCTTGTTCGTTTTGGTTGCGTGGTGGAAGCTGCCAGTAGTGGGATCGAAGCTGAACGGCTTGTGCGTGGATATCATTACGACGCCGCCATCATTGATATCCGTCTGCCTGATATGACAGGGTTCGACTGCTTCGTGCGAATTCGACAGTTGAATGAGCATCTGCCGGTCATCCTGATGACAGGATTCGGCTACGACCCTTCTCATTCGATCGTGAAAGCCAGACAAATGGGCTTGAAATCCGCACTCTACAAACCATTCCGCCTTGAGCAGCTTTTGAGTGAACTGGAAAAAGTGATGACTCCTCCAGCCGAACCCACTGCTTCATGA
- a CDS encoding chemotaxis protein CheW, which yields MIAPVDGTPTVESHALNQKQFVTFWVNEQLMGIPVGIVQEVLNPQTIASVPLAPREIAGLLNLRGQIVTAINLRRRLGLPDYSQSEGSMNVVLRYRGESFSLLVDSVGDVLDIAEMPIEAPPRTISSTWKAYTEGVIRLEKNLLLLLNVTAILAIGGPLKSEHPPMESRP from the coding sequence ATGATTGCTCCAGTTGATGGAACTCCCACCGTTGAATCGCACGCCTTGAATCAGAAGCAGTTCGTCACCTTCTGGGTGAACGAACAACTCATGGGCATTCCCGTCGGTATTGTGCAGGAGGTTCTGAACCCCCAGACAATCGCTTCCGTTCCGCTGGCACCACGAGAAATAGCCGGGCTGTTGAATCTCCGCGGCCAGATTGTCACCGCCATCAACCTGAGGCGGCGTCTGGGATTGCCTGATTATTCGCAATCGGAGGGAAGCATGAATGTGGTGCTCCGCTACCGGGGCGAATCCTTCAGTCTGCTGGTCGACAGCGTGGGCGATGTGCTGGATATCGCCGAGATGCCTATTGAAGCTCCACCTCGCACGATTTCATCCACCTGGAAGGCCTATACCGAAGGTGTGATCCGCCTGGAAAAGAACCTCCTGCTATTGCTCAACGTGACGGCCATTCTGGCAATTGGCGGGCCGCTGAAATCGGAACATCCACCGATGGAATCGCGACCATAA
- the cheB gene encoding chemotaxis-specific protein-glutamate methyltransferase CheB: protein MSLRPVKILVVDDSAVIRGLMAKVIESTEGLQLAGTAMHGEAALAFLKRNPVDIVVLDVEMPVMNGLDALRQIQIQFPGTHVIMASALTTAGAKVTVEALAQGAAGCVAKPQAKSASDAIQQVGAELVPLIRALTNKPEANTPDAAIVAEAEIRPHAESNVTRTNNARYASSTTETAIRSTGTSVLRRMPRPVQAIVIGTSTGGPKALSQIMSSIDDTIWQPILIVQHMPAAFTPMLAKHLGSDSRRVCVEAQTGMPILPGHIYVAPGDYHLEVVRKGGDIVAQLHQAAPEHYCRPSVNPLFRTAAEVWGKHLAAVMLTGMGDDGIEGTQAVHQAGGYILAQDAVSSVVWGMPGAVVKAGLHDEMLSLSEIAGRLRQIALWKGAA, encoded by the coding sequence ATGAGTTTACGTCCAGTGAAAATTCTGGTCGTGGATGACTCCGCCGTGATCCGTGGCCTGATGGCTAAAGTCATTGAATCGACCGAGGGATTGCAGCTTGCTGGAACAGCGATGCATGGCGAAGCCGCCCTGGCATTTCTGAAACGCAATCCTGTGGACATCGTGGTCCTCGATGTCGAGATGCCTGTGATGAATGGACTCGATGCCTTGCGTCAGATCCAGATTCAATTCCCCGGTACACATGTCATCATGGCCAGTGCTCTCACGACGGCCGGGGCGAAAGTGACGGTTGAAGCATTGGCGCAAGGCGCTGCAGGTTGTGTTGCTAAACCTCAGGCAAAGTCGGCATCTGATGCGATCCAGCAGGTCGGGGCCGAACTCGTACCGCTCATCCGGGCCTTAACGAACAAACCTGAGGCAAACACTCCGGATGCGGCGATCGTTGCAGAGGCCGAGATTCGTCCACACGCTGAATCCAACGTGACCCGTACCAATAATGCAAGATATGCATCGTCGACAACCGAGACGGCCATTCGATCAACTGGCACTTCGGTCTTACGCAGAATGCCTCGGCCCGTGCAGGCCATTGTGATTGGCACCAGCACAGGTGGCCCCAAAGCTCTGAGCCAGATCATGTCGAGCATTGATGACACGATCTGGCAACCGATACTGATTGTTCAGCACATGCCGGCAGCATTTACACCAATGCTGGCGAAGCATCTGGGAAGTGATTCCCGCAGAGTTTGTGTCGAAGCTCAGACGGGCATGCCAATTCTCCCCGGGCACATCTATGTGGCTCCCGGAGATTATCATCTGGAAGTTGTTCGTAAAGGGGGGGATATCGTTGCCCAACTTCACCAGGCAGCACCAGAACATTATTGCCGTCCATCGGTGAATCCGCTCTTTCGGACAGCAGCAGAGGTCTGGGGCAAGCATCTGGCAGCAGTCATGCTGACCGGTATGGGTGATGATGGAATTGAAGGGACACAGGCCGTCCATCAGGCGGGTGGTTACATATTGGCACAGGATGCTGTCTCAAGCGTGGTTTGGGGAATGCCAGGAGCCGTCGTGAAAGCAGGCCTTCACGATGAGATGCTCTCGCTGTCCGAGATTGCAGGTCGTCTCCGACAGATTGCATTGTGGAAAGGGGCAGCATGA
- a CDS encoding type II secretion system F family protein: MMIDFATIVPLAIFASITLAVFAALQIFSREQSRASQRLDEFNNPLLREQQRGQKNGMSNLLEKAAPALSKALEPKSELEQSQLKIRLANAGFHSPQAPMIYLAIKTVCLVVGLVLGGGLGMYRYGTTQAGLTTLIIAAGAGFYLPEGVLAYLISKRKQAIFLQLPDVLDLLVVCVEAGLGLDAGLRRVAEELKDTAPEICGELAMCNLQLQMGRNRRDMLHDLGVRTGVDDVKALVAIMIQADKFGSSIAQALRVQSDSMRVKRRQIAEEKAQKTAVQMLFPMVIFIFPGIFVVLVGPAAIKMMDQLLNKP, translated from the coding sequence ATGATGATTGATTTCGCTACGATTGTCCCGTTGGCAATCTTTGCCTCGATCACGTTGGCTGTGTTTGCAGCTTTGCAGATATTCAGCCGGGAGCAGAGTCGTGCCAGCCAGCGACTGGATGAGTTCAACAATCCCTTGTTGAGAGAACAGCAGCGAGGACAGAAAAATGGCATGTCCAACCTTCTTGAGAAAGCCGCACCGGCTCTGTCGAAGGCGTTGGAACCTAAGTCGGAGCTGGAACAAAGCCAATTGAAAATTCGCCTGGCGAATGCCGGCTTTCATTCCCCTCAGGCACCCATGATTTATCTGGCCATCAAGACCGTTTGCCTGGTCGTGGGCCTGGTTTTGGGTGGTGGGTTGGGAATGTACCGCTACGGGACAACTCAAGCCGGTTTGACGACATTAATCATTGCTGCTGGTGCCGGTTTTTATCTCCCGGAAGGTGTTCTGGCTTATCTCATCAGTAAGCGAAAACAGGCGATATTTCTGCAACTGCCCGATGTGCTGGATCTGCTGGTCGTCTGCGTCGAGGCCGGTCTGGGATTAGATGCCGGCTTGCGGCGTGTGGCCGAAGAATTGAAGGATACGGCGCCCGAGATTTGCGGCGAACTGGCGATGTGTAACCTGCAGCTACAGATGGGACGAAACCGTCGGGACATGCTGCATGATCTGGGAGTGCGGACAGGTGTGGATGATGTGAAGGCACTCGTGGCCATCATGATTCAGGCCGATAAGTTTGGTTCTTCCATCGCCCAGGCATTACGCGTGCAGTCAGATTCCATGCGTGTTAAGCGGCGTCAAATTGCCGAAGAGAAGGCTCAAAAAACAGCCGTACAAATGCTGTTTCCCATGGTGATTTTTATTTTTCCAGGCATCTTCGTAGTGCTGGTCGGCCCTGCTGCCATCAAGATGATGGATCAACTGCTGAATAAGCCGTGA
- a CDS encoding GAF domain-containing protein: protein MTTAQILDQIAHSTNGIAPHDLARTESSRMLVEAAPMGLMHISKSGQIITMNHRCLEILRSIAADLQLVPDELLGGPAAVLYERLPQLGQLSANLYSAQRFIHRTSTKMIQVDIHPATVPGGIRDGQVISFQDVTEKRRLELAATEAQENQNATNRVLVELQTAESPEDAARKALEAVQKGFGWAYGSYWTMDRAANVLRFAQESGTVNPEFASLTQITTFAEGVGLCGRAWRQRELIFVRDLTQVPDCVRGPVAMRAGVKSGVCFPLIVDDQVVGTMDFFATEELELSTARIETLRSVGRMVSNQIQRLKTASIQAEIAKNVEATNRVQLALSLATSPAEAIQIALKSVKDVFGWEYGSYWAIDNKDQVLKFSAEDGTVSQEFRRVTETSIFARGVGLNGKAWLNKDLVFVQNLASVTDCVRAPSAQIAGVKSGVALPITMYGEVIGTIDFFVTREITLTKERAEALRAVARALSSTLQQLDAFRMKCMVESMPSNMILADSNFKITYLNPASINLLRTLEKYLPVKADGILGQSIDIFHKDPAYQRNILNNLGGKSRQAQIQVGPEWLNLVISPVTDASGKAVGSMITWDVVTEKLRMENEVTRIQNMMENMPINVLMASSEGVLEYFNPAASQNLKRLENQLPRKVNELKGKPFDLFSRQTELQSRILGNPGNLPFTTRVQLGTDHLDVQVNAIYDKKGDYVGPMVTFTIITEQVQMADTFEKDIRGIVEIVTSSATEMQASAKSLAATSDETARQAQVVAAASEEATRNVETVSSASEELSKSISEIARHVQDASKMTATAVHDAEKTNATIRDLGVSSNEIGQVVKVITSIAQQTNLLALNATIEAARAGEAGKGFAVVANEVKELARQTAKATEEISQKINAIQNATGVAITAIGSIGESIRKINEISTTIASAVEEQSAATNEISRNVSEAARGTAEVSSNIAGVSQAADEGGKGAGDILTAAEGLAIESNRLDQATTQFLQKLRSH, encoded by the coding sequence ATGACGACCGCACAAATTCTCGATCAGATCGCTCATTCAACCAATGGCATTGCCCCTCATGATCTGGCTCGTACAGAATCGAGTCGTATGCTCGTTGAAGCCGCACCGATGGGCCTCATGCATATCAGCAAGAGTGGGCAGATCATCACGATGAATCATCGCTGCCTCGAAATTCTGCGATCGATTGCTGCGGATTTACAGCTTGTTCCCGATGAACTGCTCGGTGGTCCGGCAGCAGTTTTATACGAGAGGTTGCCGCAATTGGGACAGCTCTCGGCCAATCTTTACTCTGCCCAGCGTTTCATCCATCGAACGTCAACGAAGATGATTCAAGTCGATATTCACCCTGCCACTGTCCCTGGCGGGATCCGCGATGGTCAGGTTATCAGCTTCCAGGATGTCACCGAGAAGAGACGACTTGAACTGGCTGCTACTGAAGCCCAGGAAAATCAGAATGCCACCAATCGCGTCCTCGTTGAACTGCAGACTGCGGAAAGCCCTGAAGATGCTGCACGAAAAGCACTTGAAGCCGTTCAGAAGGGTTTTGGCTGGGCCTACGGTTCGTACTGGACCATGGATCGCGCTGCCAATGTACTGCGATTTGCTCAGGAATCGGGCACTGTGAATCCCGAATTTGCCAGTCTGACACAGATCACAACTTTTGCTGAAGGTGTAGGGCTTTGCGGTCGTGCCTGGCGACAGCGGGAATTGATCTTCGTACGCGATCTGACACAAGTTCCGGATTGTGTGCGTGGCCCGGTGGCTATGCGAGCCGGTGTGAAATCGGGTGTGTGCTTTCCACTGATTGTCGATGATCAGGTGGTTGGCACGATGGATTTCTTTGCCACGGAAGAACTGGAACTTTCAACAGCTCGAATTGAAACTTTGCGGTCAGTCGGACGAATGGTCTCTAACCAGATCCAGCGTTTAAAAACAGCGAGTATTCAGGCTGAAATCGCCAAGAACGTTGAGGCGACAAATCGCGTTCAATTGGCCCTGTCTCTCGCGACATCACCTGCAGAAGCCATCCAGATCGCCTTGAAATCTGTCAAAGATGTCTTTGGTTGGGAGTATGGTTCTTACTGGGCAATCGATAACAAAGACCAGGTCTTAAAATTCTCAGCTGAAGATGGAACCGTCTCGCAGGAATTCCGTCGGGTGACCGAGACCTCCATTTTTGCTCGCGGTGTGGGATTGAATGGCAAGGCGTGGTTGAACAAAGATCTGGTTTTCGTTCAGAACCTGGCAAGCGTGACTGATTGCGTCCGGGCACCATCTGCTCAGATTGCAGGTGTCAAGTCGGGTGTGGCATTACCTATCACCATGTATGGGGAAGTGATTGGCACAATCGACTTCTTTGTCACTCGTGAAATCACGTTGACTAAAGAACGTGCAGAAGCCTTGCGGGCAGTAGCTCGTGCACTCTCCAGCACTTTGCAGCAACTGGATGCCTTCCGCATGAAGTGCATGGTCGAATCCATGCCTTCCAATATGATTCTGGCGGATTCCAACTTCAAGATCACCTACCTGAATCCCGCATCGATCAATCTTCTGCGGACTTTAGAAAAGTATCTCCCAGTCAAGGCCGATGGGATCCTGGGACAGAGCATTGATATCTTCCATAAAGATCCCGCCTACCAGAGAAATATCCTGAATAACCTGGGTGGAAAATCGCGGCAAGCCCAGATTCAGGTCGGGCCGGAATGGCTCAATCTGGTCATCAGCCCCGTAACGGATGCTTCAGGTAAAGCTGTGGGTTCGATGATTACCTGGGATGTCGTGACCGAGAAACTTCGTATGGAAAACGAAGTCACCCGCATTCAGAACATGATGGAAAACATGCCCATCAATGTCCTGATGGCCAGCAGTGAAGGGGTGCTGGAATACTTCAATCCCGCAGCATCTCAAAATCTCAAGCGGTTGGAGAATCAACTTCCCCGAAAGGTCAACGAACTCAAGGGCAAGCCTTTCGATCTCTTCTCCCGACAGACGGAACTGCAGTCTCGAATTCTCGGGAACCCGGGCAATCTGCCCTTTACCACCAGGGTTCAACTTGGCACAGATCATCTCGATGTCCAGGTAAACGCCATTTACGACAAAAAAGGGGACTATGTCGGGCCGATGGTGACGTTCACCATCATCACCGAGCAAGTTCAGATGGCGGATACTTTCGAGAAAGATATTCGCGGGATTGTCGAGATCGTGACTTCATCGGCAACAGAAATGCAGGCCAGTGCGAAGTCTCTCGCTGCCACATCTGACGAAACGGCACGACAGGCACAGGTTGTGGCTGCTGCCAGTGAAGAAGCCACCCGAAACGTCGAAACGGTTTCTTCGGCCTCGGAAGAACTCAGCAAATCAATTTCCGAGATCGCCAGACATGTTCAGGATGCATCAAAAATGACAGCCACCGCTGTCCATGATGCTGAGAAGACAAACGCCACCATTCGAGATCTGGGAGTATCAAGTAACGAAATCGGGCAGGTTGTGAAAGTGATCACATCGATTGCTCAACAGACCAATCTGCTCGCGTTGAACGCGACCATCGAAGCGGCCCGTGCGGGAGAAGCTGGCAAAGGCTTCGCGGTGGTGGCTAATGAAGTCAAAGAACTGGCACGACAGACGGCAAAGGCAACTGAGGAAATCAGCCAGAAGATCAATGCCATTCAAAATGCAACGGGTGTAGCGATCACTGCGATTGGTTCAATTGGTGAATCGATTCGGAAGATCAACGAGATCAGCACCACGATTGCCAGCGCGGTTGAAGAACAATCGGCCGCAACGAACGAAATTTCCCGTAATGTCTCAGAAGCAGCCCGTGGAACAGCCGAAGTCTCTTCCAATATCGCCGGGGTTTCACAAGCTGCCGACGAAGGTGGTAAGGGAGCTGGAGATATTCTGACAGCGGCTGAAGGTCTGGCGATCGAGTCGAACCGGCTTGATCAGGCCACGACTCAATTCCTCCAGAAATTGCGTTCCCACTAA
- a CDS encoding response regulator, with protein MKTLLLVDDSRAVRLATKRMVTSLGVNILEAEDGSQAWERVQSHPEIDAILLDWNMPVMDGITFLRKLREDKSQPQPAVIMCTTENDLPRILEAMQAGANEYIMKPFTEEIVREKLAGTGIL; from the coding sequence ATGAAAACCTTGCTTCTAGTCGATGATTCGCGTGCCGTTCGTCTGGCAACCAAACGCATGGTGACTTCTTTAGGGGTTAACATTCTTGAGGCAGAAGATGGCAGTCAGGCCTGGGAACGAGTGCAGAGTCACCCGGAAATTGATGCCATTCTGCTCGACTGGAACATGCCGGTGATGGATGGCATCACGTTCCTTCGTAAACTGCGCGAAGACAAATCGCAGCCTCAACCAGCCGTTATCATGTGTACGACAGAGAACGATCTGCCCCGCATTCTCGAAGCGATGCAGGCCGGTGCCAACGAATACATTATGAAACCGTTCACGGAAGAAATCGTACGCGAAAAGCTTGCCGGAACAGGGATTCTATGA